Proteins co-encoded in one Medicago truncatula cultivar Jemalong A17 chromosome 8, MtrunA17r5.0-ANR, whole genome shotgun sequence genomic window:
- the LOC11406582 gene encoding phosphatidylinositol transfer protein 3 isoform X2, producing the protein MFLLRRQTQNQPENASLTQEAKVAELRAAIGPLSGRRLKYCTDACLRRYLEARNWNVDKAKKMLEESLKWRSSYKPEEIRWAEVAHEGETGKVSIANFHDIHGRAVLIMRPGMQNTVSEENNIKHLVYLLENAVLNLSDGQEQMSWLIDFTGFSFSTKISTKTAREIIHILQGHYPERLGIAILHNPPRIFQAFYKAIKFFLDPKTAQKVKFVYPNSKDSVELMKSLFDMDNLPSEFGGKTTLKYDHEEFSRLMTEEDAKTAKFWGIDDEKPFTTKNGHSGAEVAPEPVA; encoded by the exons ATGTTCCTTCTTAGAAGGCAAACCCAGAATCAGCCGGAGAATGCTTCCTTAACTCAGGAAGCTAAg GTGGCTGAATTAAGAGCTGCTATTGGGCCCTTATCTGGGCGTCGGTTGAAGTATTGCACAGATGCATGTTTAAGGAGATATTTGGAAGCACGAAACTGGAATGTTGATAAAGCCAAGAAAATGTTGGAGGAATCACTCAAGTGGAGGTCTTCTTATAAGCCTGAGGAAATCCGTTGG GCTGAAGTAGCACATGAGGGCGAGACAGGAAAAGTCTCCATAGCTAACTTTCATGATATACATGGGAGGGCAGTGCTTATAATGAGACCAGGGATGCAG AACACAGTATCAGAAgaaaataatatcaagcattTAGTCTATCTGCTGGAAAATGCTGTACTTAATCTTTCCGATGGTCAAGAACAAATGTCATGGTTGATAGACTTCACAGGATTTTCATTTAGCACAAAGATTTCTACTAAAACTGCTCGTGAGATTATTCACATTTTACAGGGCCACTATCCGGAAAGGCTTGGTATAGCTATTCTGCACAACCCACCAAGAATATTTCAGGCTTTCTATAAG GCTATAAAGTTCTTCCTGGATCCCAAGACAGCTCAGAAGGTAAAGTTTGTTTATCCCAACAGTAAGGACAGTGTGGAGCTGATGAAATCACTCTTCGACATGGATAACCTTCCTAGTGAATTTGGTGGAAAAACTACTTTAAAGTATGACCATGAAGAGTTCTCACGGTTGATGACCGAAGAAGATGCGAAAACTGCGAAGTTCTGGGGAATTGATGATGAGAAGCCCTTCACCACTAAGAATGGCCATTCTGGAGCAGAGGTAGCACCAGAACCAGTGGCCTAG
- the LOC11406582 gene encoding phosphatidylinositol transfer protein 3 isoform X1, giving the protein MGKMRLPTYYYYNPPSQPLWLVGKYIFFGGNMFLLRRQTQNQPENASLTQEAKVAELRAAIGPLSGRRLKYCTDACLRRYLEARNWNVDKAKKMLEESLKWRSSYKPEEIRWAEVAHEGETGKVSIANFHDIHGRAVLIMRPGMQNTVSEENNIKHLVYLLENAVLNLSDGQEQMSWLIDFTGFSFSTKISTKTAREIIHILQGHYPERLGIAILHNPPRIFQAFYKAIKFFLDPKTAQKVKFVYPNSKDSVELMKSLFDMDNLPSEFGGKTTLKYDHEEFSRLMTEEDAKTAKFWGIDDEKPFTTKNGHSGAEVAPEPVA; this is encoded by the exons ATGGGAAAGATGAGGCTACCTACCTACTACTACTACAACCCCCCATCTCAGCCGCTATG GTTGGTTGGGaagtacattttttttggaGGCAACATGTTCCTTCTTAGAAGGCAAACCCAGAATCAGCCGGAGAATGCTTCCTTAACTCAGGAAGCTAAg GTGGCTGAATTAAGAGCTGCTATTGGGCCCTTATCTGGGCGTCGGTTGAAGTATTGCACAGATGCATGTTTAAGGAGATATTTGGAAGCACGAAACTGGAATGTTGATAAAGCCAAGAAAATGTTGGAGGAATCACTCAAGTGGAGGTCTTCTTATAAGCCTGAGGAAATCCGTTGG GCTGAAGTAGCACATGAGGGCGAGACAGGAAAAGTCTCCATAGCTAACTTTCATGATATACATGGGAGGGCAGTGCTTATAATGAGACCAGGGATGCAG AACACAGTATCAGAAgaaaataatatcaagcattTAGTCTATCTGCTGGAAAATGCTGTACTTAATCTTTCCGATGGTCAAGAACAAATGTCATGGTTGATAGACTTCACAGGATTTTCATTTAGCACAAAGATTTCTACTAAAACTGCTCGTGAGATTATTCACATTTTACAGGGCCACTATCCGGAAAGGCTTGGTATAGCTATTCTGCACAACCCACCAAGAATATTTCAGGCTTTCTATAAG GCTATAAAGTTCTTCCTGGATCCCAAGACAGCTCAGAAGGTAAAGTTTGTTTATCCCAACAGTAAGGACAGTGTGGAGCTGATGAAATCACTCTTCGACATGGATAACCTTCCTAGTGAATTTGGTGGAAAAACTACTTTAAAGTATGACCATGAAGAGTTCTCACGGTTGATGACCGAAGAAGATGCGAAAACTGCGAAGTTCTGGGGAATTGATGATGAGAAGCCCTTCACCACTAAGAATGGCCATTCTGGAGCAGAGGTAGCACCAGAACCAGTGGCCTAG